Within the Aeromicrobium sp. Root236 genome, the region TCGAGTTAGGCGACAAGCACAAGAAGACCTTGGGGCTTATTCCGCGGGGGGCATTCCGCGAGTATGCGGAGCGTCAGCGGATCCTAGTAGCGACGGCCAACGATCGGCTCGTCGGCTACGCGCTCTTCGACCTGCCAGCGAACCGCATTCGATTGGCACAACTGTGCGTTGCCGATGAGGCCCGCCGGACGGGCGTGGCCCTCGGACTTGTCGAGGCGCTGTCTGCTGCGTACCCAGACCGATCTGGAATCGCCGTACGATGCCGTCGCGACTGGCCGGCCGCAAGAGTGTGGCCAAAGCTTGGCTTCGAGCCTCGATCCAATGCCCCGGGCCGCAGCGCTGCTGGCCATCTAGTTACCGCTTGGTGGCGAGATCACGGCCACCCAGACCTCTTCAGCGAAGCGGCTGTTGATGACGACGTGACGATCGTTGCGCTCGACAGCAACGTCTTCCGGGACCTGCATCAAGATGGACGACCAGAAGGCGCCGAGTCTCAAGCTCTGCTCGCCGACTGGCTTGGCGAGAGTATCGAACTGATCGTCACCGCGGGTCTAAAGGCTGAGCTGAACAATGAAGGCGAGCCTCGGGCGCGAGAGCGCTTGCTCGGCGCCGCCGGCGCGTACCGAACGGCGAAGACAAACGTCTCGCAAGTCAGCAAACTAGCGAGTAGCCTCCTTGAATCGATCGATGAGACAGACCGCCTGAAGGATCGCAGCCTGCTCAACGACGCTCGCCTTGTGGCCGAGGCGCATCTTGGAGGAGCTGACGCTTTTGTCACCAGAGATGAGAATGCTGTTGCGGCGTTTGCCGAACAGAGCGATCTGATCGGCGCGATGTGGGTTTCATCGCCGGCAGACTTCATCGTCCACCTGGATGAGCTGCGGGATTCCGCGAACTATCGTCCGTCTGAACTCCTCGACACTGGATACACAATCTCGCAGGCGTCCTCAACTGAGGAACGGGAACTCGAGGTCTTGATCAATCACGGGCGAGGAGAAAATCGACGGGACTTCCTACGACGGGCGCGAATCGCTGCCGCTGAAGTAGGACACAAGGGTTCTCGCCGGGTCCTACGCGACCCGAATGGCGCGATCTGTGGCGGCCTGTTCGCCACGTGCCGCGACGGATTGCTCGACCTCTCACTCATCCGAGCCACGGACCCAAAACTTCCCCGGACCATCGCCAACCAGATGGTTCTGCTGGCGAGGCAGGAAGCTCGTGAGCGGGGCGCCACTCGGATCGTGATTACCGATGATGCGATCACGCCTGCCACAGAGGCTGTACTTCATGACAACGGGTTCGCGAGAAATGAGAGCGGCGAACTCGGCTGTGCTGTGGTTGACGGTTGTCTTCCATGGGCGAGTGCCCGTCAGAGGCTCGAGCAAGACGGCCTGGGGAGGTCTCTTCCTGCGCAGATCCCAAGCCGTCAAATCGCGGCCGACTTCGAGCGAGTCGCGTGGCCGTTGAAGATCGTAGATGCTGAAATCCCTTGCTTTATTATCCCAATCCGGCCTGGACCAGCCGCCGAGCTATTGGGCCATCGATCCATGCTATTTGGACGTGACGCCGACCTAGGACTGTCTCGTCAACACGTCTACTACCGGGCGCCCGTACCGCTGGTTGTGTCTGCGCCAGGCCGCATCCTTTGGTATGTGAGCGGGAACGAAAATGAGGTGGTCGCTGCGTCCCGGCTCGACGCCGTCCAGATTGCCCACCCAGGTACGCTGCATCGCAAGTTCAAGCGACTTGGCGTTCTGGACCGGACAGTCGTCGATCAATCGGCGCGCGACGGCGTAGCCGCAGCGCTCACGTTCAGCGATACCGAGATCTTCAATAGCCCAATCAGCCTGGCGCGCCTGCGAACCCTCGACCAGAGCGGAGGGCTCACTCCACTACCCTCACCAAGGGTGATCTCGCCCTCGAACTTTTTTGCGGTCTATGGGGAAGGCGATCCACAGTGAGCGGCATGCAGCAGGGTGCCGCGCAGCGGCCGGATCGCAATGATCCCGTAGTGGCGAGTGCTGCGGATGGGTTGTTCATGTCCATCAAACCGCACTATGCGGAGCGCATCCTGACCGGCGAAAAGACAGTCGAGCTAAGGCGAAAATCTCCCACGAGAACTCCGTCTGCGGTGGTCATCTACGGCTCCGGGACCGTTAAGGCGGTGATGGGGACTGCTGACCTCTCCGGAATTCGAACAGCCTCACCTGCGGAGATCTGGGATGAGTTTGGGATCCGTTCGGGTATCGCTCGACGGGCATTCGACGAGTACTTCGCAGGATCCGACCGAGCTACTGCACTTGTTCTCGAGAATGCCCGCGAAGCGGAGAGGCGAATCCAACTCCCCGCGCTGCGACACTTTGGCCTCGAGCCGCCCCAAAGTTGGCGCTACATCTCTGGGCCCCTCCTCGAGGTGCTCCAATCCGAGATGTTCGACGCAACCGCCACGATGCCGGAAGACAGAGATTTGACGTTTGGGGGCAATCGCCCGGCAGCGGTTGGCACCGCCGTCGCCGATGTCCTTACGCACGCGGTCGGGCTCCACTTCAACGGTGTCCGCAAGTTGATCGACGTTGTGGTCAAGCGTTCCTCGTTTGGAGCAAGAAACGCTGGCGACAGGATCAAACCCATCTGAACAGCTCCTGCGACACCCTGAAGGAATAGAGGGCGGCGGGAGCCGCCAAACTTCTGCGCACGGTGACAATCAGGCGGCAGCAGCCTCGGCATGCCATCAGGAGCTACGGCCTTCGGATCATCGGTAGATGGATGGCATCCATCAGTCCATTGCGTATGGCGTTGTGGGTCGAGTCCCATTTTGGATCTGACTGCAACATCCCTTCGCGAGCGAGTCGAGCCATTTCGTAGATCACGCGCCGGCATCCAGCTGGTGACACCAACGTGCGGTCGACGCAGGTGCCGATTGGGTGCTCGAGTGTTTCAACGCGATCAACTACCTGGACTGCGATCGCGCCTTGAGTGGCCGCGCGGCGCTCCTCATACGCGGCTCGTCGGCAGGCCTGCGAGCACCAGATCGGCGGTCGTCCAGTCGGCTTTCGC harbors:
- a CDS encoding GNAT family N-acetyltransferase, with the protein product MSESPADFEIRILEAADDALVSSVVELGDKHKKTLGLIPRGAFREYAERQRILVATANDRLVGYALFDLPANRIRLAQLCVADEARRTGVALGLVEALSAAYPDRSGIAVRCRRDWPAARVWPKLGFEPRSNAPGRSAAGHLVTAWWRDHGHPDLFSEAAVDDDVTIVALDSNVFRDLHQDGRPEGAESQALLADWLGESIELIVTAGLKAELNNEGEPRARERLLGAAGAYRTAKTNVSQVSKLASSLLESIDETDRLKDRSLLNDARLVAEAHLGGADAFVTRDENAVAAFAEQSDLIGAMWVSSPADFIVHLDELRDSANYRPSELLDTGYTISQASSTEERELEVLINHGRGENRRDFLRRARIAAAEVGHKGSRRVLRDPNGAICGGLFATCRDGLLDLSLIRATDPKLPRTIANQMVLLARQEARERGATRIVITDDAITPATEAVLHDNGFARNESGELGCAVVDGCLPWASARQRLEQDGLGRSLPAQIPSRQIAADFERVAWPLKIVDAEIPCFIIPIRPGPAAELLGHRSMLFGRDADLGLSRQHVYYRAPVPLVVSAPGRILWYVSGNENEVVAASRLDAVQIAHPGTLHRKFKRLGVLDRTVVDQSARDGVAAALTFSDTEIFNSPISLARLRTLDQSGGLTPLPSPRVISPSNFFAVYGEGDPQ
- a CDS encoding ASCH domain-containing protein; this translates as MQQGAAQRPDRNDPVVASAADGLFMSIKPHYAERILTGEKTVELRRKSPTRTPSAVVIYGSGTVKAVMGTADLSGIRTASPAEIWDEFGIRSGIARRAFDEYFAGSDRATALVLENAREAERRIQLPALRHFGLEPPQSWRYISGPLLEVLQSEMFDATATMPEDRDLTFGGNRPAAVGTAVADVLTHAVGLHFNGVRKLIDVVVKRSSFGARNAGDRIKPI